The genomic stretch CGTGTtccaaaaaagaagcttttgttCTGCATTGGACTGCAACTCTTGGGACTCATCTCATGGTTACTCAGCacttttccatttaaaacaagcTGCATACTGAAGAAATGAATACAAAGTAACCTAAAAATCTAAATTAGCAGTTACTGAAACAAAATGTTTCTCCCAAATTGATGCTATTGTTGATGTGAATGCTTGTAAACTGTTGCAGTGTGTTGTTAGGGACCAATATGTAGTCATCTGACGTGTTTGGAGAGGAACAAATAGTTGagacaaatcaataaaaatagaattttattaaacatttgtcatttttacagTGTATTCAATACTATAAAATGCCTATAGATCCTTACAaccagtgggttttttttaatgcagatttAATAACAACtcttaaacatattttacattttttttaaaaacacatgtgGCACGGGCACGGTTCCAGACAGTCTTTGCTGGTAAAATGGTTATTTTTCTACTTGCTCCAGTTACTGCCTTTAACCCGCCATCCACAAAGCGAAGGGGacgaggattgtgggtaatgtagtccATGGTGCCATTCCGAAGCAGATGATGGAGACCACCCCGAGCAGGACTGCGAGGATGACGCTGCGCTGGTCTCTGATGACGGACTTTAAACACTCACAGAACTAGAAAGAAATACGGGTAATTATTCAACACGTCAACATATTTTTCGAGTCAGTGTTTACTTATTTATGTTGTCTTGAAAAATGATCTGACAAACTCCCCCGCTGTGCCAATGTAGCTACTCAGTGAAGGACAGAGACAGCAAAGTTTTCCATTGTTCTGACTCGTCACAGAACTTCCTAAAGGACTTTACCTTCTCTGTTTGGAGGCTGGATGCGCTCCCGTATCTGCAGTACGTCACAAAGTGTTCGCAGTTATTCCAGAGGAGGCTGTACGGGATCCCCCCGATCAGCTGCTCGGCTCTTCTGGCGACGTCTTTATTCGGGAGCGCTTTGTTCTTCATCACTGTGTCCATGCGGTTGACCAGTATCTTGGAGCCATAGGCGAAGTCCTCCAGCGCGTCCACCCGCACCGTGGCGCACCTGTAGATGCAGCCGAGGATGAGCCTCTTGTTGGAAATGACGGTGCTGATGAGCCGCTTGTCGTTTGTCAGCACCGGGAGTATGTCGGGGATGAGGTGGGCGACTTTGTGGTCGCCTAAATAAATGCCGAAGTGGGTGAAGATGGTTCTGGGGACCTCCAGCAGGTCTCCCCTGCGGAGCGGCGGGGGCCCTCGGTGCGCTCGGCGCTCCTGCTCCCGGTCAGAGTCCGGCCAGATGGACTCGAACAGTTTGAATTTGGAGAGCAGGGAGAGCTTCTCCAACAGGAAGgtcaacagctgcagcatcacgAGCGCGCTTCTCTTGCACAGTCGAAGCCTGGCACGAGACGAGTGCGTTTTTATCCCTCGCGGcacgaggaggagaaaaagcttCCGGATACGATTGGCCACGAGCGCACGTGCACATTCTTCTATCATTATCCTTTTTTCCTGATCCAAATCCCCAAATAAACATTCACACAACCAGCTGAGACCCGAATTAACTGCGGCCCCTGAAAAACTACATTCAATACAACTTAAAAACAAGAGTGTCGAAACAGTATAATCCGACTACAGGAGGCGTACATTTATGCTAGGCTTTAGAAAGACAGCAGTCATTAATTTAATGCTTTAACTCGGCTttactgttgtttgtttggaggTTTTGCCATCTGAGCCCTGACACATGGTTTAATTTACTTTTGGAGGATCATTATTGTGCAGGAGGTGCTGTTCACATGTTGGacagagaactttttttttacttggcTAATCTGTCTTGTGCCATCATCAACTCAGGATCAGTGTTTGGGAAAGCTGGCTCACTCGGACGGTCTCAAATGATCAGATAGAGGATTCCTTTGACCAGATTACTGTAATCCTGTATACTTCAGTTACACATGCCTTAACCCAGAAAATGTCTTGAGAAACATTTCTTGATCCTGCATATTTGAGCTATTTGTCTCAGTACTTTCTGAcctattttaatcttttttttaaccattgtAGGGTAAAAGATTCCAATACAGTTGTCATACTGTCCCTAAAATCAAGCTTGTGAAGTTTGAGTACAGTGCTGTATCACCCAACAGGATGCCttttcacacaaaaaaatgccTCCTGTCTCCTTTCTTAAAAGGTAAAATGCTCAGAGTGCCCCACTAGGACTGATAACAATAATCTGAGCCAAATTTATCCCACCCATAGACAATATGGAACACATGTTCAAGTACCCTGTGGATGTCTTTGATTTTACCCTGTCAAACATTGTGACGTGGTGCATTTTGGTCAGATATTAATAACCAGACATCACGATAACTTACAGACAGATTCAGAGACAACAGACTGGTTGTAAAACAGCCTCTCACTGGTCCAAGCCGTTTTTGACTGGAAGGAAGGGCTGGTCGGAATGAAGCCCGAGTAATCAGGATGGTTTCAGTGAGGGCTCCACTAATTAATGTGTGATCCCTTCCTACGTTTTTCACTTCACTTATCTTTCTATGGAGGTAATGACTTCTCTAGCATGACACGACAGCACAGACAAGCCGTCCAAAGGCTCGGTCTGGACAGTCTATAATAGAGTCTCACGGGTGTGCCTTGACTCTCAGTCATGGCCTTGAATTGAAGATGAGAATTCTCAAGATGCTGGCTGCTTCCTTCAGAGACGATGTATTAATGACAAATAATGTTCCCTCTACTACAGGGCAGAGCAAATGAATTAACACAGAAACGGcctttgttgctttattcttttaaaaatatcgGCTTTGCTCTGGTGCCATGATTCCCCTCTGGTGAGAGGGAACCCTGCTTTGGGCTTTGCTTCACCTCCGCGTTCAGCTGACTCGACTTACCGTCTGTGACCACAGGTTGAACCCTGTGTAGCATTAGAACAAACCTTTGCCCTCTGCCCTCCGGAGATTTACACCATAGTCAAATGGTGTCACAGTTATATGGGAGAACTCAGTGAGGATCGTTATAATTCCTGGTTGGTCTCCTGCTTTATTATTCAGACCTGAAAACAAATGCTCCAATTTAGCACATTATAATCTCGTTCCTACGTGCCctaaatgaaaaaacaaactgtgCCACTCTTGTGCTGCCTTGCCTTCTAATAATGCACAATTAGCATCCGGCTAATCACGGAGGTCGGAATAAAGCGGAGCACCCTGAACACTGTGATGAGGGAGAGCAGCCATGTCTGAGGGAGAGAAGCCATGTCTGAGGGAGAGAAGCCATGTCTTCATGGCAtttagagaaagaaagagacacTTTCCATCTGGTGTTTGGACACAAAGAGGCCAGTTCAGCAAAAGTTCAGCACTGTTTAGGTTCATGGGCCCTGCAGTTCATCCTCAGGTCAGCGATCTATCTATCCCAgcccagtttttttttcttaccctCGTAATAAAGCCAGGTCACACAGAGGTAGTCAAGGTAAGATTTATCATCTAATGTCAACACGAGGCCCACAGATGAGGTCTTATTTAGCCACATGTATCTACACTGTTGGCTTggatgtaataaaaaaaagaggagtgtGTTTGCATCTCACATCCTGAAGAACACACTCCTCCAACTGTAGTTACCAGCTGTACAGCATGTGGGGGTGATAAGGCCTTCAAAGTTACGACACAGACATAATCACTGCAGGGAAAAACCCACAATCAAGTTGAGAGGGAACATTTTTCTTATACTGTTTAATTTGAATTTGTGCATCAATTTCATTATTTGTCAGTTTCTTTCGACATGTTTATACAAAAGTATGAAATGCAGACAAGATGCTGCAGGG from Takifugu flavidus isolate HTHZ2018 chromosome 6, ASM371156v2, whole genome shotgun sequence encodes the following:
- the lrata gene encoding lecithin retinol acyltransferase a, which gives rise to MIEECARALVANRIRKLFLLLVPRGIKTHSSRARLRLCKRSALVMLQLLTFLLEKLSLLSKFKLFESIWPDSDREQERRAHRGPPPLRRGDLLEVPRTIFTHFGIYLGDHKVAHLIPDILPVLTNDKRLISTVISNKRLILGCIYRCATVRVDALEDFAYGSKILVNRMDTVMKNKALPNKDVARRAEQLIGGIPYSLLWNNCEHFVTYCRYGSASSLQTEKFCECLKSVIRDQRSVILAVLLGVVSIICFGMAPWTTLPTILVPFALWMAG